The proteins below are encoded in one region of Tomitella fengzijianii:
- a CDS encoding class I adenylate-forming enzyme family protein translates to MTRTVPPQSDADRVMAEHTGPGGRFEIVEEEVLGTRMRVIKNRTRAVGDLLTDAEAWGDRDYIVTLDRRISFAEQVASARALAAALSEQYGIGQGDRVAILSANNPEWVTAFWASQALGAITVGLNGWWVPREVEYGLRHSTPAVVIVDAKRAAVLADVDTADAHVLTVEDDVPRLISAFAGRTPPPADIQEDDPSVILFTSGTTGRPKGVLHSHRNLLAVVDHHRLIDVKIAAHAGRRPDPASPSDLRYLLTSPLFHIASLHNLVVPRLATGSTVVMHQGAFDVDAVLTLVERERVTNWGAVPTMASRLLEHDGLEKYDLSSLTTFALASAPSSVAFKDRLRERIPFARHAISDSYGLTECSTAIAVAGPADLARHPGTLGRPIMTVELEIRGPDGIRVPDGEEGEVCTRSPFVMIRYWNDAEATSRAITADRWLRTGDHGAVEDGVLRLTGRRSDLILRGGENIYPTEIEQALDEHPAVTECAVIGVQHSDLGQEVAAVIVTAPGAAVTDDELRDFAAARLSYFKVPTRWRFTTGPLPRNATGKLIRTKIIA, encoded by the coding sequence ATGACCCGAACCGTCCCACCACAGTCGGATGCGGATCGCGTCATGGCTGAACACACCGGCCCGGGCGGCCGATTCGAAATCGTCGAGGAGGAGGTCCTCGGCACCCGTATGCGCGTGATCAAGAATCGCACCCGGGCCGTCGGCGACCTGCTCACCGATGCCGAAGCCTGGGGCGACCGCGACTACATCGTCACCCTCGACCGCCGTATATCGTTCGCCGAGCAGGTCGCCTCGGCCCGCGCACTCGCAGCGGCTCTCAGCGAGCAGTACGGGATCGGCCAGGGCGACAGGGTCGCGATCCTGTCCGCCAACAACCCCGAGTGGGTGACCGCATTCTGGGCTTCGCAGGCGCTCGGAGCGATCACGGTCGGTCTCAACGGCTGGTGGGTCCCCCGCGAAGTCGAGTACGGCCTGCGGCACAGCACGCCCGCGGTCGTCATCGTCGATGCCAAACGGGCCGCGGTGCTCGCGGACGTCGACACGGCCGACGCCCACGTGCTCACGGTCGAGGACGATGTTCCGCGCCTGATCTCGGCCTTCGCGGGTCGCACGCCGCCGCCCGCCGACATCCAGGAGGACGACCCCTCCGTCATCCTCTTCACCTCCGGGACCACCGGCCGGCCCAAGGGCGTTCTGCATTCACACCGGAACCTGCTCGCAGTGGTCGACCACCATCGGCTCATCGATGTGAAGATCGCCGCCCACGCCGGCCGCCGACCGGATCCGGCTTCCCCCAGCGACCTCCGATATCTGCTTACGTCTCCGTTGTTCCACATCGCGAGCCTGCACAATCTCGTCGTGCCGCGGTTGGCGACCGGCAGCACCGTGGTGATGCACCAAGGCGCCTTCGATGTCGACGCCGTCCTCACCCTCGTGGAGCGTGAGCGGGTCACGAACTGGGGCGCGGTACCCACGATGGCCTCGCGCCTGCTCGAGCACGACGGCCTCGAGAAGTACGACCTGTCGTCCCTGACGACGTTCGCGCTGGCGTCGGCGCCCTCATCGGTGGCGTTCAAGGACCGGCTGCGTGAGCGGATTCCCTTCGCCCGCCACGCGATCTCCGACAGTTACGGACTCACGGAGTGCAGCACCGCGATCGCCGTCGCGGGGCCGGCGGATCTGGCGCGGCACCCCGGCACTCTCGGTCGGCCGATCATGACGGTGGAGCTCGAGATCCGCGGGCCCGACGGCATCAGGGTGCCCGACGGAGAGGAGGGAGAGGTCTGCACCCGCAGTCCGTTCGTCATGATCAGGTACTGGAACGACGCGGAGGCGACCTCGCGCGCGATCACCGCGGACCGGTGGCTGCGCACCGGAGACCACGGCGCGGTCGAGGACGGAGTGCTGCGCCTGACCGGTCGGCGCTCCGATCTGATCCTCCGCGGCGGCGAGAACATCTATCCGACGGAGATCGAACAAGCGCTGGATGAGCACCCCGCGGTCACGGAATGCGCGGTCATCGGTGTCCAGCACAGCGATCTGGGGCAGGAGGTCGCGGCAGTGATCGTCACCGCCCCCGGTGCCGCGGTCACCGATGATGAGCTGCGCGACTTCGCGGCCGCCCGACTGTCCTACTTCAAGGTGCCGACAAGATGGCGGTTCACGACCGGGCCGCTGCCGCGCAATGCCACGGGAAAGCTGATCCGCACGAAGATCATCGCGTGA
- a CDS encoding ABC transporter substrate-binding protein, which translates to MKLTRPRLGRVVIAAAACAALLAGCADAGAGDDVGTASSSEVSQTRGFLGEQGEPGEPVQGGTVTFASYAPVATLDPALTPPTGPTGGTEMAAVYDVLVQYDDESESFVPRLAESLEESDDHMTWTLTLRDGVTFSDGTPLNADAVVSSIKRFNDGAGLYSELYLEMVESTTAKDPSTVVFTLTRPWRDFPAILAYGHGMIVAPSSDKGGKFTPIGAGPFTVARLQPQQTLELTARPDYWGGKPNLDGLKFVAISGDQAKIDSLKTGGVDMIYLRGADTVNAAKAQFPGFIETASMSLVGLINVREGRPGADPRVRQAMAYAIDPEVINQRGYDGQNMAGTDMFEPWSKWHGDASGIEPDPAKAKELLDQAKADGYDGRLTYVGINSPERTKVALAIQAQLNAVGFDVTLDYASSVTDMVMRVNVDRDFDLALGAYEVTDVAPEIRLFNSLAGKSDPITGANDPEMNQLISDMLSAPDEAAKQAAIDGIQKAVNEQQPFMTWSAGQTYIAWADDVFGVDPSVDQIMLLDKAFIGK; encoded by the coding sequence ATGAAACTCACACGCCCCCGTCTCGGGCGGGTCGTCATCGCGGCCGCGGCCTGCGCCGCCCTGCTGGCGGGCTGCGCCGATGCGGGCGCCGGCGACGACGTCGGCACGGCATCCTCGTCGGAGGTCTCCCAGACTCGGGGATTCCTCGGGGAGCAGGGAGAACCCGGCGAGCCGGTCCAGGGCGGGACGGTGACCTTCGCCAGCTACGCTCCTGTCGCCACGCTCGACCCGGCCCTCACTCCGCCCACCGGGCCGACCGGGGGTACGGAGATGGCGGCCGTCTACGACGTCCTCGTCCAGTACGACGATGAGTCCGAGTCCTTCGTCCCCCGGCTCGCCGAGTCGCTCGAGGAGAGCGACGATCACATGACCTGGACGCTCACGCTCCGCGACGGTGTGACCTTCAGCGACGGCACACCTCTGAACGCCGACGCAGTCGTATCGAGCATCAAGCGGTTCAACGATGGCGCCGGGCTCTACTCCGAGCTCTATCTGGAGATGGTCGAGAGCACGACCGCGAAGGATCCATCGACCGTCGTCTTCACCCTGACCCGCCCGTGGCGCGATTTCCCGGCGATCCTCGCGTACGGGCATGGCATGATCGTCGCCCCGTCCTCGGACAAGGGCGGCAAGTTCACGCCGATCGGCGCCGGCCCGTTCACCGTCGCCCGTCTCCAGCCGCAGCAGACCCTCGAACTCACAGCCCGGCCGGACTACTGGGGCGGCAAGCCCAACCTGGACGGCTTGAAGTTCGTCGCCATTTCCGGTGACCAGGCGAAGATCGACAGCCTCAAGACCGGCGGAGTCGACATGATCTACCTGCGCGGCGCCGACACCGTCAACGCGGCGAAGGCGCAGTTCCCCGGATTCATCGAGACCGCAAGCATGTCGCTCGTCGGGTTGATCAACGTGCGGGAGGGCCGTCCCGGCGCCGATCCCCGCGTGCGTCAGGCCATGGCATACGCGATCGACCCGGAGGTAATCAACCAACGCGGTTACGACGGTCAGAACATGGCGGGCACGGACATGTTCGAGCCCTGGTCGAAGTGGCACGGGGACGCATCGGGCATCGAGCCCGACCCCGCGAAGGCGAAGGAACTGCTGGATCAGGCGAAGGCCGACGGCTACGACGGGCGCCTCACCTACGTCGGCATCAACAGCCCCGAACGCACGAAGGTCGCGCTGGCGATCCAGGCGCAGCTCAACGCGGTCGGCTTCGACGTCACCCTCGATTACGCCAGCAGCGTCACCGACATGGTCATGCGCGTCAACGTCGACCGCGACTTCGACCTCGCGCTCGGGGCCTACGAGGTCACCGACGTCGCACCGGAGATCCGCCTGTTCAACTCCCTGGCCGGCAAGAGCGATCCCATCACCGGGGCCAACGACCCGGAGATGAACCAGCTCATCTCCGACATGCTCTCGGCGCCGGACGAGGCGGCAAAGCAGGCGGCGATCGACGGCATCCAGAAGGCGGTCAATGAACAACAGCCGTTCATGACCTGGTCGGCAGGCCAAACGTACATCGCATGGGCCGACGATGTCTTCGGCGTCGATCCTTCGGTCGACCAGATCATGCTGCTCGACAAGGCCTTCATCGGAAAGTGA
- a CDS encoding acyl-CoA dehydrogenase family protein, giving the protein MYLTPSQSARRLRQELRRYLAELLTDEVCAGMAAPGETGRLAKSKILRQMGEDGWLGIGWPTEYGGQARGPEAQYVLFDEAYRAGAPLPMVTLTTVAPTLMAKGSPEQKEYFLPRILRGELIFAIGYTEPEAGTDLASLRTRAVREGDEYVINGNKIFTSGGDEADWIWLAARTDPEAPKHKGISLILVPTTSKGFSTTPIHTVGRGRTTASYYDDVRVPASNVVGAENNGWHLITTQLNHERVGLAAFSGICEGMLEETLAWANRAAAADGRRMIDIPWVAATLAEAHARLSAMRLMNLRLVDSTAGGDVAPGDASAAKVFATETAVDVYRMLLEVRGPSALRITDSPWRLDSGRLAVMNLAAQINTFGGGVAEIQREIVAWDRLGLARRAR; this is encoded by the coding sequence GTGTATCTCACACCGTCGCAAAGCGCCCGGAGACTTCGCCAGGAATTGCGCCGCTACCTCGCCGAACTGCTCACCGATGAGGTGTGCGCCGGCATGGCGGCACCCGGCGAGACGGGCAGGCTGGCCAAATCGAAGATCCTCCGGCAGATGGGCGAAGACGGGTGGCTGGGAATCGGCTGGCCCACGGAATACGGCGGCCAAGCGCGGGGGCCGGAGGCGCAGTACGTGCTGTTCGACGAGGCCTACCGCGCCGGGGCCCCGCTGCCCATGGTCACCCTGACGACGGTGGCCCCCACGCTGATGGCCAAGGGTTCTCCTGAACAGAAGGAGTACTTCCTGCCCCGGATCCTCCGGGGCGAGCTGATCTTCGCGATCGGATACACGGAGCCCGAGGCGGGGACCGACCTCGCGTCGCTGCGCACCAGGGCGGTGCGCGAGGGCGACGAGTACGTGATCAACGGCAACAAGATCTTCACGTCCGGCGGCGATGAGGCCGACTGGATCTGGCTCGCTGCGCGGACCGACCCCGAAGCCCCCAAGCACAAGGGGATCTCGCTGATCCTCGTCCCGACCACGTCGAAAGGCTTCTCCACGACGCCCATCCACACCGTCGGCCGAGGACGGACGACGGCCAGCTACTACGACGACGTGCGGGTGCCCGCATCGAACGTCGTCGGCGCGGAGAACAACGGATGGCACTTGATCACAACCCAGCTCAACCACGAGCGCGTGGGCCTGGCCGCGTTCAGCGGGATCTGCGAGGGGATGCTCGAGGAGACCCTCGCCTGGGCGAACCGGGCCGCCGCGGCCGACGGGCGCCGGATGATCGACATCCCCTGGGTGGCCGCCACGTTGGCGGAGGCCCACGCGCGTTTGAGCGCCATGCGCCTGATGAATCTGCGGCTGGTGGACTCCACCGCCGGCGGCGACGTGGCCCCCGGAGACGCCAGCGCGGCCAAGGTCTTCGCCACGGAAACCGCCGTCGACGTCTACCGCATGCTGCTCGAGGTGCGCGGTCCGTCGGCGCTGCGCATCACCGACTCCCCGTGGCGCCTCGACTCCGGCCGGCTCGCGGTGATGAACCTTGCCGCACAGATCAACACGTTCGGCGGCGGAGTGGCGGAGATCCAACGCGAGATCGTCGCCTGGGACCGACTCGGCCTGGCCAGGAGGGCACGATGA
- a CDS encoding acyl-CoA dehydrogenase family protein, translating to MTEERMDFSLGEDHEALRGLAADVFARFGDDERIAAMERDGVPYDEQLWSSLLTTGLIDAVLPSDAGGGDAGMVGLAVILEQQGIRLGRVPLASTGTAALALARFHGADAPLLASLRRGDARIAVATADARSGFVVRRDDGRTVLTGGCPHVHMAGSCTHVLVTADDAGIERCYVVPLDRDGVTADVFDGISRTAHADIVLDRVPVGESDLLGTAADGAAPAAWVRHRYRTAVAAIVSGVCAEAIRRTAQYTSQRTQFGRPLSTNQGVALRAADAYIDTEIVRLTMLDAAWRCDVDSDPEAAVLTAAWWAKEGGVRVVHATQHLHGGMGADVDNHIHRFFLWARELDMVGGPAPLVLDELANTLRTPDPREAVRP from the coding sequence ATGACCGAAGAACGCATGGACTTCTCTCTCGGCGAGGACCATGAGGCCTTGCGCGGACTCGCCGCGGACGTGTTCGCGCGGTTCGGCGACGACGAGCGCATCGCGGCCATGGAGCGCGACGGAGTCCCCTACGACGAGCAGCTGTGGTCGAGCCTCCTCACCACCGGACTGATCGACGCCGTACTCCCGTCGGATGCCGGCGGTGGCGACGCCGGAATGGTGGGCCTCGCAGTGATCCTGGAGCAGCAGGGGATCCGCCTGGGGCGGGTTCCCCTGGCCTCCACCGGCACGGCCGCCCTTGCCCTCGCCCGTTTCCACGGCGCGGATGCGCCGCTGCTGGCCTCGCTGCGCCGCGGCGACGCCCGGATCGCGGTTGCCACGGCCGACGCGCGGTCCGGATTCGTCGTGCGCCGCGACGACGGCCGCACCGTCCTCACCGGCGGCTGCCCGCACGTGCACATGGCCGGGTCCTGCACACACGTCCTGGTCACGGCGGACGACGCGGGCATCGAACGCTGCTACGTCGTCCCGCTGGACAGGGACGGCGTCACGGCCGACGTCTTCGACGGCATCAGCCGCACCGCGCACGCCGACATCGTCCTCGACCGGGTACCGGTGGGCGAGTCCGACCTGCTGGGCACCGCCGCCGACGGTGCCGCACCCGCGGCGTGGGTGCGGCACCGGTATCGCACCGCCGTGGCGGCGATCGTCTCCGGCGTGTGCGCCGAGGCGATCCGCCGGACTGCGCAGTACACCTCGCAGCGCACCCAGTTCGGGCGGCCGCTGTCGACCAACCAGGGCGTCGCGCTGCGCGCGGCCGACGCGTACATCGACACCGAGATCGTCCGCCTGACGATGCTGGACGCGGCGTGGCGATGCGACGTGGATTCCGACCCCGAGGCGGCGGTATTGACCGCGGCGTGGTGGGCGAAGGAAGGCGGCGTCCGCGTCGTGCACGCCACGCAGCATCTGCACGGCGGAATGGGCGCGGACGTGGACAACCACATCCACCGGTTCTTCCTGTGGGCCCGCGAGTTGGACATGGTCGGCGGCCCGGCCCCGCTGGTGCTCGACGAACTCGCGAACACCCTGCGCACCCCCGACCCGCGCGAAGCGGTCCGGCCATGA
- a CDS encoding AMP-binding protein: protein MNDRPLTTASLLLERADDDHAALLFEDSRWTWRQFVAESSTRARLLHELRDGDRPFHIGVMLENDPEYLFLIGGAALAGATVVGVNLTRRGGELAEDIRFTDCRIIVTDSASAGRLDGLDLGIDHSRVLVLDSPEYKTMLEEAATRSAPALPTPAAQDPATRLLLLFTSGSTGRPKAVICSTGRLAAIASRRHMDIGRDDVSYSSMPLFHGNAIMACWASTLATGGTFALARRFSASRFVPDLIKFGATYFTYVGRALAYVLARPESADEKATKLRCAFGTEASSVDRHEFHRRFGIMPTESFGSSEGGLSIVRTDDTPEDALGRPQPGLDAVVLDPSTLQECPRARFDASGRLTNAGEAIGELANLTGARLFEGYYKNPGAEAERVRGDIFLTGDLGYRDAEGFFYFAGRSGDKLRVDSENFSSAPIERILTRYPGVRLAAVYAAPDERTGDQVMATLQFPDADDFDAQAFAEFLARQPDLGTKWSPRYVRIVTDVPITATRKIDKARLRTELWMVDDPIFLRPGCSEEYRPMTDRDRGEIRRGFERNKRHALLPAPPASDDFPARRD from the coding sequence ATGAACGACCGACCATTGACCACCGCCTCCTTGTTGCTGGAGAGAGCGGACGACGACCACGCGGCACTGCTCTTCGAGGACTCGCGCTGGACGTGGCGCCAGTTCGTCGCGGAGTCCTCCACCCGCGCGCGGCTCCTCCATGAGCTCCGGGACGGTGACCGCCCGTTCCACATCGGGGTGATGCTGGAGAACGACCCCGAGTACCTGTTCCTCATCGGTGGCGCCGCCCTTGCCGGCGCCACCGTGGTGGGGGTCAACCTCACACGCAGGGGCGGCGAGCTGGCTGAGGACATCCGCTTCACGGACTGCCGGATCATCGTCACCGACAGCGCCTCGGCGGGACGGCTGGACGGCCTCGACCTGGGCATCGACCACAGCCGGGTCCTCGTGCTGGACTCGCCGGAGTACAAGACCATGCTCGAGGAGGCGGCCACCCGATCCGCGCCGGCGCTGCCCACGCCCGCCGCGCAGGATCCGGCCACCCGGCTGCTGCTGCTGTTCACATCCGGATCGACGGGGCGGCCCAAGGCGGTGATCTGCTCCACCGGAAGGCTCGCCGCCATCGCGTCGCGCCGGCACATGGACATCGGCCGCGACGACGTCTCGTACAGCTCGATGCCGCTGTTCCACGGGAACGCGATCATGGCCTGCTGGGCGAGCACGCTTGCCACGGGCGGCACCTTCGCGCTCGCCCGCAGGTTCTCCGCGTCGCGATTCGTCCCCGATCTCATCAAATTCGGCGCAACGTATTTCACCTACGTCGGCCGCGCGTTGGCTTACGTCCTGGCAAGGCCCGAATCCGCGGACGAGAAGGCCACGAAGCTACGTTGCGCCTTCGGCACCGAGGCGTCCAGCGTCGACCGCCACGAGTTCCACCGGCGCTTCGGGATCATGCCGACCGAGAGCTTCGGCTCCAGCGAGGGCGGGCTGTCGATCGTCCGCACCGACGACACGCCGGAGGATGCGCTCGGCCGCCCGCAGCCCGGGCTGGATGCGGTGGTGCTCGACCCGTCGACCCTGCAGGAATGCCCCCGCGCGCGGTTCGATGCGAGCGGACGGCTGACCAACGCCGGCGAGGCGATCGGCGAGCTGGCGAACCTCACCGGCGCTCGGCTGTTCGAGGGGTACTACAAGAACCCGGGTGCGGAGGCCGAGCGGGTGCGCGGCGACATCTTCCTCACCGGCGACCTGGGCTATCGCGACGCCGAGGGGTTCTTCTACTTCGCCGGAAGATCAGGGGACAAGCTCCGCGTCGACAGCGAGAACTTCTCGTCGGCGCCCATCGAGCGGATCCTCACCCGCTATCCGGGCGTGCGACTCGCCGCCGTCTACGCGGCCCCCGACGAACGCACCGGCGACCAGGTCATGGCCACGCTGCAATTCCCCGATGCAGACGACTTCGACGCCCAGGCATTTGCAGAGTTCCTCGCCCGGCAGCCCGACCTGGGCACCAAATGGTCCCCGAGGTACGTGCGCATCGTGACCGACGTGCCGATCACGGCGACGCGGAAGATCGACAAAGCGCGGTTGCGCACCGAACTGTGGATGGTCGACGATCCGATCTTCCTGCGGCCCGGCTGCTCCGAGGAGTACCGGCCGATGACCGACCGAGACCGCGGCGAGATCCGCCGCGGTTTCGAACGCAACAAGCGGCATGCGCTATTGCCGGCGCCGCCGGCTTCCGATGATTTTCCCGCAAGGAGGGACTGA
- a CDS encoding FAS1-like dehydratase domain-containing protein has translation MGEEELVAKIQAMIDDGGIRTSVARDPVNRPMIHHLCDALGEKNPIHLDPQAAKAAGHPDVVAPTGALQVWNMTVPGEEDAAGPSPVDEAYDTLRYNGFPNVVAVNSEQEYVRYLVPGDLLTAEERVESISARKSTKLGPGHFITTLTTYSDQSGSPVGTMRFRTLWYAADGQESGDE, from the coding sequence ATGGGCGAAGAAGAACTCGTCGCCAAGATCCAGGCGATGATCGACGACGGCGGCATCCGCACCTCGGTGGCCCGCGACCCGGTCAACAGGCCCATGATCCACCACCTGTGCGACGCACTGGGCGAGAAGAATCCGATCCACCTCGACCCGCAGGCGGCCAAGGCCGCGGGGCACCCCGACGTGGTCGCGCCCACCGGCGCGCTGCAGGTGTGGAACATGACGGTCCCCGGCGAAGAGGACGCGGCGGGGCCAAGCCCCGTCGACGAGGCCTACGACACGCTGCGCTACAACGGGTTCCCGAATGTCGTCGCCGTCAACAGCGAGCAGGAGTATGTGCGGTACCTGGTGCCCGGCGACCTGCTGACCGCCGAAGAGCGCGTGGAGAGCATCTCGGCGCGCAAGAGCACCAAGCTGGGGCCGGGCCACTTCATCACCACGCTCACCACGTACTCGGATCAGAGCGGGAGCCCCGTCGGGACGATGCGCTTCCGCACGCTCTGGTACGCCGCCGACGGGCAGGAGAGCGGCGATGAGTGA
- a CDS encoding Zn-ribbon domain-containing OB-fold protein: MSEALRPRPPINADNRFYFDALDAGTVCAQCCDACGEFRHPPVPMCPRCHSLEWSPREMPGEGELVSFVVMHHPVRPPFEDGYIVALVEFPEGPRMVMNLEGIAEDDVKIGMTLRVAAEAVDDELTLPVARPIT, encoded by the coding sequence ATGAGTGAGGCGCTGCGGCCGCGGCCGCCCATCAATGCCGACAACCGCTTCTACTTCGACGCGCTCGACGCCGGCACCGTCTGCGCCCAGTGCTGCGATGCCTGCGGCGAGTTCCGCCATCCCCCCGTCCCCATGTGCCCGCGGTGCCACTCGCTCGAGTGGTCCCCGCGGGAGATGCCGGGCGAAGGCGAACTCGTCAGCTTCGTCGTCATGCACCATCCCGTGCGGCCGCCGTTCGAAGACGGATACATCGTGGCCCTCGTCGAATTCCCCGAGGGTCCGCGCATGGTGATGAACCTCGAAGGGATCGCCGAAGACGACGTCAAAATCGGAATGACGTTGCGCGTCGCCGCGGAGGCGGTGGATGACGAGCTGACGCTTCCCGTCGCCCGGCCGATCACCTAG
- a CDS encoding MaoC family dehydratase: MADRRVGETLPESHVPITATLIASGAIATRDFQRVHHDRDAAQAAGTKDIFMNILTTNGLVTRYLTEWAGPSARMKKLSIGLGAPNFPGDEMTLTGVVEDVADDGTVRVSVQGRNSLGTHVSAQAHLAFHGAEVLENA, encoded by the coding sequence ATGGCAGATCGTCGCGTCGGCGAAACGCTCCCCGAATCACATGTCCCGATCACCGCCACCCTGATCGCCTCCGGGGCGATTGCGACCAGGGATTTCCAGCGCGTGCACCATGATCGCGATGCCGCGCAGGCCGCCGGCACCAAGGACATCTTCATGAACATCCTGACGACCAACGGCCTGGTGACCCGGTACCTCACCGAGTGGGCCGGCCCTTCCGCCCGGATGAAGAAGTTGAGCATCGGCCTGGGGGCACCGAACTTTCCCGGTGACGAGATGACCCTGACGGGCGTGGTGGAAGACGTCGCGGACGACGGCACCGTGCGGGTGTCGGTACAGGGCCGCAATTCACTCGGCACCCATGTATCCGCTCAGGCGCATCTCGCCTTCCACGGTGCGGAGGTGCTCGAGAATGCGTGA
- a CDS encoding lipid-transfer protein translates to MREIADKTAIAGIGATEFSKESGRSELQLALEACKAALDDAGINPHDVDGMVTYSMDTNPTIDVARGLGCENLNFFSLVDYGGGAAAGTLLHAAMAVASGAAETVLCYRAFNERSGNRFGTGMSVEGMAPDARAANYAWYLPYGLLTPASWVAMFARRYMHVAGATSEDFGRVAVADRKHAATNPKAWFHGKPISLADHQQSRWIAKPLHLLDCCQESDGGQAFVVTSTERARDLKSRPVIIRSAAQGAGYDQHSMTSYYRGDRDRALPEMGVVAKRLWSDTGLGPRDIQTAVFYDHFTPFVLCQLEEFGFCSPGDAKDFIKDGAIELGGALPVNTHGGQLGEAYIHGMNGIAEGARQIRGESVNQVEGAENVLVTAGTGVPTSAVILGADG, encoded by the coding sequence ATGCGTGAGATAGCGGACAAGACCGCCATCGCCGGAATTGGCGCCACGGAGTTCTCGAAAGAGTCCGGCAGGTCGGAACTGCAGCTTGCCCTCGAAGCATGCAAGGCGGCGCTCGATGACGCCGGCATCAACCCGCACGACGTCGACGGCATGGTCACGTACTCGATGGATACGAATCCGACGATCGACGTGGCGCGCGGTCTGGGTTGCGAGAACCTCAACTTCTTCAGCCTGGTCGACTACGGGGGCGGCGCCGCGGCGGGCACGCTGTTGCACGCGGCGATGGCGGTGGCGAGTGGCGCCGCCGAGACGGTGCTGTGCTACCGCGCATTCAACGAGCGGTCCGGGAACCGGTTCGGCACGGGCATGAGCGTCGAGGGGATGGCACCGGACGCGCGGGCGGCGAACTACGCCTGGTACCTGCCGTACGGACTGCTGACGCCGGCGTCCTGGGTGGCGATGTTCGCGCGCCGGTACATGCACGTCGCCGGCGCGACCAGCGAGGATTTCGGGCGGGTCGCGGTGGCGGACAGGAAGCATGCCGCAACGAATCCCAAGGCGTGGTTCCACGGCAAGCCGATCAGCCTCGCCGACCACCAGCAGTCGCGGTGGATCGCGAAGCCTCTGCATCTGCTCGACTGCTGCCAGGAATCGGACGGCGGGCAGGCGTTCGTGGTGACGAGCACCGAACGCGCCCGGGACCTCAAGTCCAGACCCGTGATCATCCGCTCCGCCGCGCAGGGCGCGGGATACGACCAGCACTCGATGACCAGCTACTACCGCGGCGACAGAGATCGTGCACTGCCCGAGATGGGCGTCGTCGCAAAACGGCTGTGGTCGGACACCGGACTGGGGCCGCGCGATATCCAGACAGCGGTGTTCTACGACCACTTCACGCCGTTCGTGCTGTGTCAGCTCGAAGAGTTCGGCTTCTGCAGCCCGGGGGATGCGAAGGACTTCATCAAGGACGGAGCCATCGAACTCGGCGGCGCCCTTCCGGTGAACACGCACGGCGGTCAGCTCGGTGAGGCCTACATCCACGGCATGAACGGAATCGCCGAGGGCGCCCGGCAGATTCGCGGCGAATCGGTGAATCAGGTCGAGGGTGCCGAGAACGTCCTCGTCACCGCCGGAACCGGCGTTCCGACGAGCGCGGTGATCCTGGGGGCGGACGGCTGA